taaagcggttcagtaaaagaatgaatgaatggatggttAACTGTCACTTCTAGTTAAGGATGCAGTCCACTCTGGCTGAAAGACTGCTgggatggtacacggtcgattggtcgccggtcttttggtcgccgatcttttggtcgccggtcttttggtcgccggtcttttggtcgcccggaaggttattgataattaccatttaaatagttgctcaaattccctaaatacaaactgcgaattactatttagtcatacttaatgccctattaattattaggctaaagaaaagctccaaatttcccggacttttattgttttttgttggagaacttgttaagaccctgactgacgtaccttcctaaggggacaactcatgtacatacaaactcttatacactcacacgttggctcagtgaaactgcccatggccattgttggcttttattgatgcatagaccgtgttgttttaccttgttttgtcgccggtcttttggccgtctgtcttttggtcgccggtcttttggtcgcccgttgtcgcggtccgggcgaccaaaagaccgtgaccaatcgaccgcacacggctggGATATGCTGCAACATTCTCTGGCGCTTGTCAACACAAGGAGTGTTGagattggatggatggatggaactTGTTTAGACATTCAATCAATCAGGTgccaaaatgtttgtttgtcaacTGACGTCATGAATTCATACATCTGTTAATTACAaagacattttaattattttaggaCTTACCTTGTTCTTGCTGTTTGTTGGGAGCAGCTTTTTGGCCAGGTGAGTAAAAAGCAGAAAGAACGCTAAGGGAACTGACTAACTGACTTTGAATAGAGCTCATTTTTGAGGGCCCCTGCTTCCCAGTTGGTTTCCCTGCTGTTGGTGTTTTTCCAGTAGGCCTCGCCGAGGCTCCCTTTCCTTCGTCTATGCTTTTCCCAGATGTCTGTTTTTGTGTGCTGTGACTCTGCTGCTGGGTGACTGTTGGTTGTGTTCCAGAGCTGCTCCCCAATTGAGCCCATTGCTCTCCCAGAAGCCCTGTTATCCGTGTTACAACTTGACCTAAAGCTGCAGGAGAAGTTGGCGACTCACTTGAGCCTCTGCGTACCTGCTGCACTTCCTCGCTATCATGGCGTGAGCCCATGGCTTCCCCGGAACTCTGATGCTGGGCTGTTTCACTGGAGCCTCTTCGTAATGTCTGTAATCCCGATCCTTTCTTAAGGGGTTGACTCTGATCGGAGAACCTACGAGATTGAGGTTGAACTTCACCCGATGAGCGGCGTGTTGTGTGAATATGGTCACCTCCAGATCCACGTCTTAAGGACTGTGACACAGTAGATATTTGGGCAGGTGCTTTCAAATCCTTTAAATCTCTTCGAGTCACCGGTTTAGATTTATCTTGGATAGATTTTGGTCGGGTTTGGATTTCCTTGGGACTTGATGATGGGCTTTGAGAATCAGCTTGAGGTTGTGTTTCAGATTTAGTTTCAGATGATGGCTCAATAGTATAGTCCAAAGACTGAGACTGAGATGGGGATTCATATATAATCTGTGTTTCAGAGAGTTCTTTGGAAGGTTGAGATACAGTTTTTGGCTGATGATCTTGAATTGTTTTGGACTCCCTATGAGAAGAACACACAAAGGTATCTTCAAGTTGATCAACTGTTGGTTGGGAATTATCTGATGATGGTCTGCGGCCTCTCTGAGGTCTGACTGGGACTCCTCTCTTTACCGTGGCAGTCTCCGATGCTACTATAACTTTGGCAGTCTCCCCAGCATAATGTGAAACATTTCCTGTTTCAACACACTCTAATAATACTCCATTTTTATTGCTCTGCATAATGCTTATTTCTTTTGTAGCTTCTGCATGCTCTACTGTTACAGGTTGTGAACTACCTTCAGTCTGGGTAACCAAATCTAAATCAGGAATTGGTTCTTCAGTCTTTTTAAGTGCAACAGAACTATCTGTTTCAACTTCAAGCTTCTCTAACTTCTGGTCTTGCAAAACATCATTTGTTTTACTGCACTCTTCACTTTTGCTAGCTCTAATATGAACTTCCCCCCTCTGTTTTTCTGTACTTTCAATCTCATGGCTCTCTACTTTGTCATCTCTAACTACAAAGTTGTCTTGCAGTTTTTCAACATCTATCTCGGTATGCTGGTCATTTGTCTGTGCTAGCTCTGTCTCAGTAACCCTATCCACTGTGTCGaccctctctgtctctgtccctCTATCGACACTGCTAGCCCTTGACCTCTGAGGATGGTCTGTCTCTTCCTCTGTTCTGGCTACAGTTGTCTCAGTCATTTGATCATTTGTGGTTGCTCTTTCAGTAACTGTACCCTGTTCCGTCCTGTTCACAACAGGCATTTGTGGGCTAACAAAAGGTCCTTGTGCCCCAACTTCTGTCACTCTGTCCTGAGTATCATCTGTGACGGTCTTAGTTTCTTCATTGATAAATACAGATCTTGGTATGGTAGCACACACTTCAATACAGATTCTTTGTGTATCAGTTCCTTGATCTACTGTACCAGGTGATTCTGTCTCTGTCTCCTGATTAACATAGTCTACTCTTTCAGTCTCTGTCCCTGTATCAATACTGTCTCTTCTTAGTCTACTATGCGCTTGCGTTGGGGAAATCTCTAATTGTATTCCTTCACTCAGCTGTAGTATTTTCTCTTCTTTCACTTGGTTCTCCACAATTTGTTCTTTCAATAGATCATTAGTTCTCTCCAGTTCTTGAGAAGCCTTAAGAAGTTTAGCCTCCAGTAATGCTAGTTGTTCGTTCAAATTATGTACATTGCCAGATTCCCCCAAAATATCTCCTTTTGTTGAATTACCATCTTCCTGACCTGCATGTTCAAGTGGACTCCCTACAGTCTCTCTCTGTTGGTCACAATTTTCTGGCCAGTCTGTTTGAATCTTAGATTCTTGCTGACATTTTTGAATCATAATACCTGCCCCTGAGCTAACCTGTTTCTTTTCAACAGTTTCGGTCTGTCTTGTCGAAATTTGTGGCATTAGAGACAAATTAAACCCTTGTCTGCTCACGTGTGCTTGTGAAGTTTGAGCCTTTTCTTGGGCCTTAAGTTGGCATAGTAGGTGCTCTCTCTCCATCCTTAGTGAGCAGATTTGAGCCTTAAGTTCAGGGATGGTTTTGACTTGTTCTTCAAGCTCTCTGACCCGCTTCAATGCAACTGTGATTTGCTGATGAATCCCTACTCGTTCTTGAGTAACACATCTTCTTTCTGTAATATCAGGTGACGGTCTGAACACATTTTCAGTTGAGCCATTCTCTGGTGTTCCCACAATACGATCTGGACTACTTGAATCAGAACCTTTCCGCTGTTGTAATGTGACAGGCATACTTGATGCTCGAAGCAGGTTTGGACGACTCTGAGTGCCTATCATTTTCTCTTCAATACTATGAGGCCCTAAAACTCCCTCATCTCGGAGTCTGAGTGAAACAACGCTTGGTGCATGGGTAGTTGTGCCTCGCGTTAAAGTTACTCCTTCATTTGCTCCCAAATCAGAGAGCTGTGTGACCTCTGTTAGCCGTGATTTTGGTCTTGGACCCAAAGTGGATGTCCCAGACCATGTACTATCTTTAGAGGCATGTTGGCTCCCTTGCCCAGGGAGACTGAAATTTCTGGGCAGCGTACTGAATTTGGGGGGACCCTTGATTCGACGTTGTATGTGGACTCTTTTGATAGTATTGCCTTTTTCAATATCATCAACATATTTGAGAAAATCCAAGTCCAAGTGGAAGCCATAAGGAGTTTCTACTGAGTAGGGTAGTTGCTTTCTCTGAAGACCTCCTTCACTGgctgtaataaaataaattttaaaatggtTATACCAACATGCTATTGCACTGCTGCAGTACACCAAGTGCTACGATTTGTATATAAACTCATACAATTTACTGAGATGCTTTGGCATTAATAAATATCCCTGCATTACAGTGTGCATAATAAGATCTGCAAAAATCGTATCCAATGGAACAGCTTTGATTAGAAAATCACTGGTAATCCTCACCACTTTTTTTGTCCATCATAGGATGCAGAAGTGTTAGTCATCGACAACAGTTCGTCTGAGCAGCCtacgggggaaaaaataaaccaatcagtaaataaatgattgagaaaatatttaataattttatttcaCGAAATACAATATGggataaacattttaaaacagcTGTGTTGAGATTTTCTCAACTGTACAATTACAGAAAGTGATTCAAATATTAGAATAACTTAATACTTCTACTCTTCCTTCCAGATCCTGTATATCCCAGACAGTAGACCTTGCTACTGTTAACATACGCATGAAGAAAATCGCTATGTAAATGTTGAATGATaatgttgagaaaaaaatgttataactGGTCCAAAATTATGACTTTGAGTACACACCATAGTCCAGAAAAAGGTTCATAAATAAAAGTACCCTAATGGAGTCTGTGCAAAAATGATGGCACCTGTGAGTAGTATATAGTATTTAGTACCACACGTTTTTTAGGTAATCAagtcaaaaatgtttattttttttcataattcttATTTTCTGTAGGTTGATTTCTACAACAAAATGTCTCCACCCTTTACAATCTCAGAAAATATATAAACTATAAGCCTCCTCTTATTTCtaccatactatactatacgtAATATATGTTTTCGCGTctatacaaaaatatacaatCATCAAGAAGTTTATTTATAAAAAGTTACACAGTTAGATGCATATGTAAAGCctttaatgtattaatatctaaataaaatctatataaaatgaattggtaaatactttaagtactgaaCTGAATGAAAATAGTTATCtgcttgatttaaaaccaaaaaacaaagtaaaaaagtGATGCCTCTTTGTCAGATTGGAGAGACATATTATCATCGATGGAATTTTCAGCGGGCGCCTTGGGAGCATCAGGGGGTGTTTCTCCGGTAAGTTTTTGGCGCATAAGGAACAAAGATCTCCAgcagatttttcaaaataagaccaCGTCATTCTTCTACGGAGAAATTGTCCTTAATTGGCGGAATTGTTCTTATTTGGCACTAAGTTGAATGGCGGTCACCTGTCTTCTGCTTGGAAGTTTCAGCatgaaatttgacatttttatgaatatttttaattacGATATGTAATAGAAAATACCATGATAGACGGAAGCTGCGAATGTTGAACCCGCAAAATAGTGAGAAATGACAGTATCTTCATCTATTTTGAATGTATATAGTTTATGCCTTCCAAATGTTTGCTTAATAAATAATGTGGGTATGTCTCAAAGTTAGTGAGTGAAATTGTTGGGAATataatgtgtttatatatttgttttggtGCCAGaggatttcattttgttttcaggctacaattttgaaatgattattCTGGATTAATATTGTTGACAGGTGGCAGATGTGCTTCATTGTATAAACCCATTTTGAGAGCTCAATGACAAACCGCACAGCATCGGTCACATGCAATTATTTACAGCATTATGTGCACTGATGTGAGTAATTTCCGACCTATTTTGGTTCCACTTCTGGGTCTTCTTTTTGGGTTGTTTGTTAATTTTAAGTTTGATTCATTACTGTTACTTTTTGTCATATAAAGACAGATGTAAGTGTTGTTTCTTTGGGGTGAAACACATCACATAATAAATCATATATTGCTTTAAAGTACTGCAATATTTTGAAGTAATTAGATGATTTGGGGCAATGCCCCCTGGTAGCAAATGCGTTGCATCAATGCATTGTTGTAACCAAAAGTTATACATGAATTGCATCTTAAGTTTCCCTAGCAGAAGCACTAAACAGAGACTGCTTAATCTTTAAGCAGTTTAGTGCTGCAAAAGAGCAAGATGAACTGGAAAACAACTGAGCAAGATTACTGACTTTTATGGACTTAGGTAATTATTACCATATTATGAGACTAATACAAATTAAATGTGGACATTTGTCAAATTCTAAGAGCTTTTACGCTATGGGTTAGGGCCTTTGTGATAAATCCATAGGCtttgtacacacatacacacacacacacacacacacgtttttttccctctctgaaCACGGAAatcttttatgttgtttttttacgctatagttatctgaaaaatatgttatgttgtttgattttggtttttgatcaaattaaaaattgcCCTTTGAAAATTGCGACTTATGCTCTGATGGGTCATATTATATTCTATGTATAATTATATGTTTTGCTTGCAACACTACCAACTTGCTTAATTGTAATACAGTAAAGCATGTTGAAAAGTAAAATCTGTATCTGTAAGTAGAATCATAAATAAAGGTTCATATTCATTGGTGGCCATGTGTTGCAACGCAGGGCAATTAAGTGTGGGTTAGGGGTTAAATAAGTTGAAAAGAAAATTATCTACTGCAATTCCAAATGTGTTTCTGAGAATGTTAAGCTATTAAGTAATGTTGTATTGTATAAAGTAATTATTTAAATGTACTGCTGAAGTTCAGTTTTGCTTTTGCCTAAATTACATCATGAACAAGTAGTGATTTGTTGTCTCTGTTAGGAAAAATGTCATGATAGCTTTTGCATTCAATATCACAGGATGTGGCTGTTACCATGACAACCATTCTATAACCTGCTGGCCTTGCATGTGTCCCAGGAGTCGGAAGCAAATCAGCATTCCTGCCTTCTTTAGTGCTTAATGAAACTGCAGTTTACTGTCCTTTAGGCTCAATTAGCCAAATTGGGAGCTGATCGTAATCGGTGACAGAGTGGGCAACAATACACATTTAATCACAATGTCATGAACAGCTTAAGGATAAAGCTAGAGGAAGCAAAGAtaaaaaagggtgaaaataagtagtcatcaaGTAATAAGAAAATATTATTGAAATGTTAAAACAAGATAAATGTCAAACATTCATTGCACTGACAAAGATTGTAAAAGTTAATTTTATAAATTCCCTCCTCACTTAATTTTAACAGCAGCAATAGCGCCATGTTTCAGTCAGATCTTTCGAAGGGAAGTGGGAATAGCTTTATTAAATAACAAGCCAATAAAAGTAAAAGTCAAGTATAAAGAGACACCACAACATTGAAGGCTGTGTGCATGCCCTCTACTGGGTCTCTGTAACCTACAGGCAACAAAGACACCAATAAGTCCACAATCATTGAATCTACGTGGTTCAGAGGATTTATAGATAACACTCAATGTAATATAGGTAAGAAATTCAAGACAATTGGCTCATGAATGACAGTGAGTAGGATATCAACGTTAGATTccacaagaagaacaagaaaaacatcaataacATCTTGACAGGCGCTTTGACAGGCCTTCAGTCAGTAAAATGATATCATGAACATCCTAAATCTGTGTGCGATTATAAGATGAGATCATCTTTGGGTGGAGGGGAACAACTCTACTACTGAGCCACGCTGCCAGGCTACAATTtgcatactctaattggacacACTGCTTATCGAATGAAGACTGAATTGGTTCAATGACActattttgttattgttgttactTCAAGTCCCAAACGGCTGCCTCAAAGATCCGCCAACTGTATTCTGCAAACAGAAAAGGGTCCATCCAACAATTTGTTAAGATCAGTGTCTTATGAATTTAATACAAAcatctgaggaaaaaaataactaattaaTTTTGTTGGTCAAGTAAATTTATTGAAGGCTAAGTAGTATCCTAGGTAGTAAATGCAGAGTCCATCATCTTCTGAGATGAAGTCCGTACCTACTAATGTACTAGTAAATCAATCGTTGATTTTCAACAtcacttatccttgtcagggtcgcaGGGTGGTGGAGCCTAATCTAGATGACTTTGGAAAAAGACAACACCCTAGAATGATCATCAGTCAGTCAGTCGTATGGCACACACAAGACTAACaaacatttgcactcacaatcacaacgTCACCGaatgggaatcaatcccacacCGCCCATACTGAACCCAGGTGAATGAACCACTGCACAATCGGCTAGCGCCAGTAAATCAATATCATGAAAAAAAGCAATCTTTGTCTGTAACATTCTACTCTGTTGATTTCAATTATGTGTCTGTTCGTGTGGATTTATTACATTGTTGTAAAATTgatatcatgatagtgttttgGGATGCATGCCACATTCTGTCATCAGCAGTCCAGAGGCCACGACAGCTGGCTGAGATGAaacaagaaggggaaaaaagatgtAAGCAAGGGGAGTGCAGTAAATAAGCTCCCCCTGACAGCAGGATGTCGTAAATGCCTTCAGTATATTTATTTAGAGACCATTTTGAGGAGTAACCATCTACTAAAAATTGTTATCCCTGAGCTCATTTGTTTAattcattatatatattataaaccACTCAGGCATGCAACAAACACAGAACAGCTTGAAATTGACTGACCGATCCATGAGGAAGGGGGGAAATCATTAGTTTTAATTGTTATCTGTGTACAAGAGATTAAATTAGTTGGATACAGTGACAGTCTGCGGTGATGGCAGGCAGACAGGAAATAGAAAACGGTGACTGTCGTCGCTCGACAAGCAGAAGGTGGGCGGTTAGATGAGAGAAGTCGAAAGAAAGTGAACATTGAGACAGGCACGGGAGTGGCAGTAGATTCATATCTCcaacatgcagaaaaaaaaacatgcccccACCCGCAATTTTCAGCACTCTCCTCtatctaataaaaaaatattgaattatttcttgaatgtattaaaatatcATAAACAGACAGTCTGAAGGAAAATGCATTGACTGCGGATGGGCTCATTAACATAAGGTCGGGCCAATCTGGAGGGCAACGCCATCAAAATACATAAACAACTTCCAAGTTGTTCTTGCAGTCCTGAATGGGTCCAGTTATCACTTTTTATTCTACTTGGAGAAGGTAACCAGTACACTGCGTCCCTTTTCACCAACTTTCAGCACAGGGAAACCAAAAAGGCGGATGTATTGTGAGATTGGTACTGTTTAATCCACTTAGCCTGCATAGCAGGACCACTATTGTAACAGAAATATCATGTACTGTTGCATACTGTAGTATGCCTTATCTTTCTGCACTATTGTTATACGTATATCACACAAATAGCATAGATCAGTATAAAACTTGTATTTATGTAAAACATGTAGCATATTTTTTGGCTACATCAAATCCAGCTTGTGTAAGCCCTAAATTCATAGCACTCGATAGAATACAGACGCCAAACTATTCACATACACAGGACTTTGAATTTCAAATAGCTGTTCAAGAGAAAGTCAAATGGACATACTTTTGTGCCAAAAATGTGCCGTAATGTTATTAGAATCCATGTTcatatataaattaaataaattattggGTGACTTTGGGTGAAATGCACACAACACAGCCAgcaagtgggaattgaacccactcaACAAGCAGCAAAGTCAGGCGAAACAACCgaatcattcattaattcacggacaaccaatcacgctcacacataAAATTAAGAAGGTTGAACCATCTTAGgatgcatgtcttttgaatgagggaggaaaccggagtacccagagaaaacccatgcaagccaggggagaacgtgcaaactccacacagttaggACAAACCTTGGATCGAACCCCCAACTgctgaactgtgaggcagatgcgctaaccacttggccgcAGAATTATTTGActcataattaattaatttatcctCTGTACCTTTTGGCTTCAAAGGTGTAGCGGGAGTGCCTGAGCCTATCCTCACAGGATGCATGGTACACCCGTAACTGGTTGCGagctaattgcagggcacacaaagacaaacaaccattcagaaTCATACAAATTgataatttagtgttcaatcagcctgtaATGCCTTTTTCGGAGGAAGCcgaacattctaaattgaacCTAGGTTTGAGTtgtagcgtgaatggttatctatcttcttgtgccctgcgattagctggccactaATTTAGGGTGTCACCTGCCTTGTACCCAGTTAGCtggaacccttgtgaggataagtgattcagaaaatgaatgcaaaaggtACAGGGAGAACCCCACAGAAGAAGGCCGGAAACCAGGTATGAACCCCTgagctcagaactgtgaggcagatgtgctactGCCACAGTTACTCATAGTACTTTTTAATTTCATCATTTTCAAAGTATTTTTGGTAAGGCATATTTTAAATTCTATCAGATTCTTGACAAAGCATCATCCTCTTCTTGTTTTAGAACAGTCAgtctttttgattttattttgtgtttgaatGGCAAAAGATTTCTCAACTcatatcatttcattttctgaaccgctttatcttcactagagttgcggagggtgctggagcctatcctagctgacaggccagaggagggggacaccctgaattagtggccagccaa
Above is a genomic segment from Stigmatopora argus isolate UIUO_Sarg chromosome 8, RoL_Sarg_1.0, whole genome shotgun sequence containing:
- the kank4 gene encoding uncharacterized protein kank4; the encoded protein is MMDKKSASEGGLQRKQLPYSVETPYGFHLDLDFLKYVDDIEKGNTIKRVHIQRRIKGPPKFSTLPRNFSLPGQGSQHASKDSTWSGTSTLGPRPKSRLTEVTQLSDLGANEGVTLTRGTTTHAPSVVSLRLRDEGVLGPHSIEEKMIGTQSRPNLLRASSMPVTLQQRKGSDSSSPDRIVGTPENGSTENVFRPSPDITERRCVTQERVGIHQQITVALKRVRELEEQVKTIPELKAQICSLRMEREHLLCQLKAQEKAQTSQAHVSRQGFNLSLMPQISTRQTETVEKKQVSSGAGIMIQKCQQESKIQTDWPENCDQQRETVGSPLEHAGQEDGNSTKGDILGESGNVHNLNEQLALLEAKLLKASQELERTNDLLKEQIVENQVKEEKILQLSEGIQLEISPTQAHSRLRRDSIDTGTETERVDYVNQETETESPGTVDQGTDTQRICIEVCATIPRSVFINEETKTVTDDTQDRVTEVGAQGPFVSPQMPVVNRTEQGTVTERATTNDQMTETTVARTEEETDHPQRSRASSVDRGTETERVDTVDRVTETELAQTNDQHTEIDVEKLQDNFVVRDDKVESHEIESTEKQRGEVHIRASKSEECSKTNDVLQDQKLEKLEVETDSSVALKKTEEPIPDLDLVTQTEGSSQPVTVEHAEATKEISIMQSNKNGVLLECVETGNVSHYAGETAKVIVASETATVKRGVPVRPQRGRRPSSDNSQPTVDQLEDTFVCSSHRESKTIQDHQPKTVSQPSKELSETQIIYESPSQSQSLDYTIEPSSETKSETQPQADSQSPSSSPKEIQTRPKSIQDKSKPVTRRDLKDLKAPAQISTVSQSLRRGSGGDHIHTTRRSSGEVQPQSRRFSDQSQPLKKGSGLQTLRRGSSETAQHQSSGEAMGSRHDSEEVQQVRRGSSESPTSPAALGQVVTRITGLLGEQWAQLGSSSGTQPTVTQQQSHSTQKQTSGKSIDEGKGASARPTGKTPTAGKPTGKQGPSKMSSIQSQLVSSLSVLSAFYSPGQKAAPNKQQEQGLKSIMKKNGDADKPRDKGTKKNLKFVGVNGGYESTSSDESSGDEKAKLDVAGEGGGSGTEQKKDKEPTSAEKPEEEANAQQKDAEILHGEQGAVAAEKEIAKELLEPEESHVLLVEEAEGGKVDKSFIDACLYVKDRMEEVTSPDKEMRQVLVVLYQEWFKVSSQKTSQADTVRLYLRQVGLTTPTLLPYVINLTDGNGNMALHYSVSHSNFSVVKLLLDTGLCEADNVNKAGYTPVMLAALTAAESPDDLEVAQQLLRLGDVDACSRQMGQTALMLAVSHGRLAMVKLLLTCGADVNAQDNDGSTALMCASEHGHTHIARLLLETGHCDTSLTDKNGQNAREVAEGSSHLDVADLIKTHEKPKSSH